CCAAGTGCCATGACAGCCGTAACAGTGATGATGGCCATGATAATGACCCATTTCTGCCTGAAGATAACTTTCAGGTAATCTCTTAAAGTTAATTCGTCCATTAGAATACCCCCTCTTCGACCTGCACGATGTCGCCGGGTTCGAGGACGACGTCGTTAGCGAGGCCGTTCATTATGAGTTTCATGTTGACCTTTATCATATCGTAACCCGCGCCTTTGACTTTAGGACGAAGGACCTTTACGCGGCTTGAGGAGCCGTATCTGGTGAAGCCGCCGGCGCTTGAGATCGCCTTGAGGACCGTCATATTATCCTCGAGCAGGTATGTGCCGGGCTTTAAGACCTCGCCATAGACATAAAATTTTTTGCTTTGGGATTGCTTGAGCGCTACCGAAACGACCGGGTATTTCAGGTAGCCGTCGGCGAGGCGACTCTGTATCTCATCCTGGATTTCAGCCGGCGTCTTGCCTTTTACCTCCACCCTGCCGATATACGGGAACGTTATCGAGCCGTCCGGCGATACCGTTACCGTAAGCGCCATCTGCTCCGGCTGGAGGACGTTTATATCGAGGATGTCGTCAACGCCGACTTTGTATTCTTTGGGGCGTGCGGGCTGAGGCGTTACTGCCTCAGCGATGGGGGCAGAGTTAACAAGAGATGGACCTGTCCCCTCCTGTGCAACGGGGATAGTCCCGGCGCGTGGAGTCGCCGCCTGCGGGATGGCTGCCTTCGGCTGGGCGAAATCTGACCGTTTTATCGTTTCGTCAGCGAATGCCACGCTTGCGATAAACAAAAACACGAGTATTGCGTACCTCATCACTTCGCTCCTTTCGCTAATAAGACTACGGGGATTGTTTTAAAAAATACTTTCAGGTCCAGCCAAATGGACCAGTTGTCGATGTATTGCAGGTCGAGTTTCATCCATTGGTTGAAATCTTTTATCTCGTTGCGGCCGCTCGTCTGCCAGAGACAGGTAAGCCCGGGCCTCATGCTCAGGCGCCGCCTCTGCCAATTATCATATTTATCGACCTCGTTAGGGATAGGCGGCCTCGGGCCCACGACGCTCATATCTCCACTGAGGATATTCCACAATTGCGGCAACTCATCGAGACTGAACTTCCTGAGGAGCCGGCCAATCGCCGTAATACGAGGATCGTTTTGCATCTTGAAGACCGGCCCACCCATCTCATTATATTTCTGCAGTTCCGCGAGTTTCTCTTCCGCGTCGCTGACCATCGTCCTGAATTTATAAAAAATAAATCTCCTGCCGTTCAGCCCGCAACGCTTCTGCTTAAAGAAGACCGGCCCCGAAGAAGTCGCTTTTATCGCGAGCGCGATTCCCAAGAATACCGGCAATAAAATTATAAGCGCCAAGCCCGAGACGACTATATCAAAGGCCCTTTTTACGAATAATTCTCCAGCCTTGTCAGGCGCGCTCTCGAACGTCAGCATCGGTATGCCGAAAAACTCGGTCTGCTTCGCTTTCGCGAGTTTCAATTCATACAGGTCGACGACTACGCTCGCGGGTATACCTTCTATCTCGCACATGCGTATGAGGTCCTCTATCTTCTCGAACCAGAGCCGCGGCACGACGAATACAACGTGATCTATGACGTTGCGGTGCAGGATGTTCGCCATGTCGCCGAACTCGTCCTCATCTATCATCCGAGTAATCTTAAAACCCCATTCGCCGTGCTGTCCGACAAGTTCGGCAAAATTCTTCGCCCTCCTGCCCGTCCCGACGATGAGGATGTTCCTAGTGTTGTATCCCTTGCTCCTAAGGAACCTGAAAAACATTACTATGACTACCTTCTCAGCCGCGAACAGGACGAGCGAAACGCCGATTATCAAAAATAAGAACGTCCTGCTTACGTCGTGGAGCTTTACCACGTATACGACACTGCTGAACACCACGAAACCGAAGAACGCTGCCTCGAAAACTATCGAAATCACGTCGCCGATCGGCTTGGTCCGGAACGAATTATACATTCCGAGGAAATGCATAAGCCCCACCCATACCACGACAAAATACGGCAGGAGGCGAAGGTAATCCTCGAGCGGATATAGCTGTTTCATTTCATTACTCAAAAAATACGCAAGGATAAATGATGCGGCCGCCAGCACCAGGTCCGCGAAGATCATTAATTTCCTGAATATGTCCGCGTGTTGTTTAAGCATTAAAATTCAGCGGCCAGCCCGAGAGTGACACGATTTTTCAAATATCCGCCGAGCGGGACGGACGATGTCTCATGTGTGTATGAATAATCGGCGGTTGCCTTCCAATGGTCGTTGATGTCATAAGTCAATCCTGCGCTGGACCCGATGAGATGCGTCACGCTTGACGCCCCGATATATTCGCCGCGGCCGTAAAAAGCCGAAAGCGTCCCGCGCAATTTCTGGAAAATTTCGTGCGAGAGCGCGCCCGAAACCCGCCACTGATCGAAAAGGTCCTGCGAGTACGAAACCGTATCAAACCGTTTGCTGAAATAGAGCGACGCGCGTGTGCGCTCGCTGAAGTCGTCGGAAAGCGAGACTTGCACCATCGGCTTCGTATATCTCCTGCCGCTGAAAGAATTAATGAAATCCACTCCGCCCACACCGTCGAAATACAACTGTTTCGTGATGTATTTGCGCAGGCCGCCGCTCAGCGTATTGACCCTGGTGTTCGCACCCGGGCTGAAGTCACGGGCAGTAAAATCATACGCCCCGATGAAAGTCAGGTCCGAGCCGACGATATATGCGCCTTCGACTCCGGCCGTATTTAAATATGATTTCGGGATGTCGGTGCGCGAATATGTGTTGTATTCGTTCGAATACCGCAATGAAGCGCCGAAATGCTCCGAAATATCGCGCGCATAGCCGAGGTTCACGCGGTTCCTCGTCGAACTGTATCGCCCGCCCGTCCTCCCGAACACATCCTCGAAACTGCGCGGCTCTTCCGTGCGCGAAAACGAGTCGGAAACGCTTATCCTGTCGAACTTCGACAGCTCGGAGTTGACAGACGCGGTAAAATCGCCGCCGTTGTTGTTGAAACCGTGCTTGTTGGCGTAAAATTCGTGGTAATAGCGGCCGCTCGCCGTGAAAACCGTGGTCTTGTTGTCGTAAGAGGCGCTGAGGCCGACCCACGGCCTGGTGATATAATCTTTGATCTTGCCGACCTTTACGTAGGTGACATTATCATCGTAGGTTTCGGAGACTCCACCCCTTAACATAACGTCAATATTACTAAGGCGGTATGCCCACGCATTGCCCGAAATCAGGCAAATAACCATCATCACTGCGAAAACGGCACTCTTTTTCATAGGTAGTTTATAAATTATCTATAAAGGCAAGCAAGGAAATAGTTTACACTAGCGGCGGGGGTTAGTCAAGCGGTAAAAAACGAACGTGGCGAAGAGGCAGAGCGCGCCGCCGAGCATCAGGGCGTCCGGAGCGCCCATTTTACTGGCGAGGGCGCCGGCAAGCAGGCTTCCGATGGGCGCCATGCCCATAAAAGCCATGGTGTAGAAGCTCATTACGCGGCCGCGCTTGTCATCGTCTACGATGGTCTGGATGATAGTGTTGCTTGAGGCGGTCGTCGCGAGGAATCCGAAGCCGGTCACGACAAGCAAAATTATCGAAACCCATAAAACGCGCGAGAGAGCGAATAAGATCACGCCGCCCGCGAATATCGCGGCGGCAATAGGTATTCCCCTTTCAAGGGTCGGCGGTGTTTTGCGCGACGCGAGATAAAGTGTCGCGATGAGCGCCCCGACGCCGATGGCGGCCATCAGCACGCCGAGCGTAAGCGGCCCGCCGCGGTGGATATCCGCGGCGAAAACCGGCATCAGCACGACATACGACATGCCGAGCATGCTGATCACGCTTAACAGGAATAATATCATCCTGATAGGCCTCGAGCCGAACGCGTAAATCACGCCCTCTTTGATCTCATCCAGGACGCGCGTCTCCTTCCCCTTCTCTTCCTTCGGCGTCAATCTCATCATCAAAAGGCTCGCGATGACGGCAAGGAAAGTTATCGCGTTGATAAGGAAACATACCCCTTCCCCGACCAGCGCGACGAGGATCCCCGCGACCGTCGGCCCGATGAGCCGTGCCCCATTAAATATGGCAGAGTTAAGGGCAATGGCGTTGCCGAGCATATCTTTCCGCTCGACCATGTCTATTAAAAATGACTGGCGCGTCGGGATATCGACCGCGTTGATGCAGCCGAGGAACAGGCCTAAAACGATTATCTGCCAGACCTGGATATGTCCTGCAAGCGTAAGCGCCGCGAGGATAAGCGCCTGTATCATCGCCAGTACCTGGGTCACGATAACTATCCGGTGGCGGTTATACCTGTCGGCGAAAACGCCGGCGAACGGGCTTAAAATAAATGTGGGGATCTGCGAGGAGAAAGCGACGATACCGAGGAGCAATGCCGAGCCGGTCATCCGGTAAACGAGCCAGCTCATCGCTATCGACTGCATCCATGTGCCGATGAGTGAGACGCTCTGCCCGATGAAAAAGAGGCGGAAGTTCCTGTATCTCAGCGAGCGGAATATACTATTCATACCTTAAAGCTTCGATGGGATTCAGTTGGGCGGCCTGGTGCGCGGGCCAGCTGCCGAAGACAATGCCTACGAGCAAAGAGAAACCCGTCGCCAAAATTATCGAGAACGCGGAAAGTTTCACCGCCCACCCGGCTATCATCGCTATCAAACTCGATATGCCCGCGCCGAGCGCGATGCCGCAGACGCCGCCGATAAACGATATCAGCGCGGCTTCGATCAAAAACTGGATCATGATGTCCGTATTGCGCGCGCCTATCGCTTTGCGCAGCCCTATCTCGCGCGTGCGCTCTGTCACCGATACGAGCATGATATTCATGATGCCGATGCCGCCGACGAGCAAAGATATCGCCGCGATCGAGCCCAATAATAACGCCATAGTCCTGGTCGTCGTCTCGAGCATCTGTTTGATCTCAGCCATGTTCCTTATCTGGAATGTGTCCTCGTTATCCTTGCTGAGGCGGTGCTGTTTTATGATTAGTTTGGTTATCGCGTCCTGCGTCTCCTCTATCAGGTCCGGCGATTTTACCTCGACAAATATCGCGTCGATATAATCCTTGCCGAAGACGCGGTACATCGCGGTCGTGACCGGGATGATCACGATGTCGTCCTGGTCGTGCCAGCCGCTGGCCCCTTTCGTCGGGAGGACGCCTACCACCTTGAAATTTATGAGGTTTATTTTTATCGTCTTTCCGACGGGATTCGAGTCGCCGAAAAGTTCGCGCGCGACCGTAAAGCCGATCACCGCGACTTTATCGCGCAATTTCACTTCCTCTTCGGTGAAGAACCTGCCGACGACCGGGACCGAGTTTCGCACCTCGGCGTAACCCGGGCCGTCGCCTTCTACCGTCGTGCTCCAGTTCTTGTTCCCGTAGACGATCTGGCCCCTGCCCTGGACGTTAGCATATATCCGGCTTATCTCCTCGCTCATTTTTGATATCGCGGCCACGTCCTGGAAAGTAAACCTGGTTACCGTGCCTGTGCCCATCGCCACGCCGTGGACCTTCGCCGAGCCGGGCATGACCACCAGGAGGTTCGAGCCCAGCGACGACAATTGTTTGGATATCGTCTCCTGCGCCCCCTGGCCCAGCGCGAGCATCGCGATCACCGCCGCGACGCCTATCAGTATGCCGAGCACCGACAAAAATGTGCGCATCTTGTGCGACCACATCGCGCTGGCCGCCTGGCGGATGTAATCGATGAACTCGGCCTGGCGCGAGAATTTCTGCTCTTTAGAGAACGCCTCCCTTATTTTTTCCGCCTCCGGTGAGGGCGCGCATTTATCCTTATTTTCGCAATTGGGCTCGTCCGAGATTATCTCGCCGTCCCGCATTTTTATTATGCGCTTCGCGTGGACCGCGATCTCATTCTCGTGCGTTACGATGATGAGCGTCTTGCCTTTTTCATTTAATTGCTTCAATACCGCGAGGATCTCTTCCTTGCTTTTTGAGTCGAGGTTGCCGGTCGGCTCGTCGGCCAAAATTATCAGCGGGTCATTTACCAGCGAACGGGCTATCGCGACTCGCTGCTGCTGGCCGCCCGAGAGTTCGTTCGGCTCATGCGTCATACGGTCGCCGAGGCCGACTTCCTGCATCCTCTTGCGCGCGAGTTCTTTCAGGTGGCGCTTGCCCGCGTAAATAAGCGGCAGTTCGGCGTTCTCGAGCGCGGTCATCCTCGGCAAAAGGAAAAACTGCTGGAATACAAAACCTACAAGCCGGTTTCGCGTAGCGGCGAGTTCATCGTCGGAGAGTTTCGTGACGTCTTTGCCGTCGAGTAGATATGAGCCGGAATCCGGCCTGTCCAAAAGGCCCAACAGGTGCATCAGCGTAGACTTGCCCGAGCCCGACGCGCCCATGATGGCGACAAATTCTCCCGCCTCTATCTTCAGGGATACATTATTGAGCGCGTGCACCTCGGCCGCGCCCATGGAATACGACTTTTTTAAATTTTTTATTTCTATCATTTTTTGTTGGAACTCTTGCTCCTTGACGGCATGAACGGGTTTGTCGCGGTGTCGGCGGTGGGAAGCGCGTATTTCTGCGCCTTAACGACTATCTTCTCGGCCGCGGTGATACCCGATAATATCTCGGTGTTGAGGTCGTCGGAGATCCCGGTCGTGACGGCCTGCCTTACCGGCTCCTTCTCCGGGCCCCGGCTCAACAGGACATAACTTCCCTCTTTATCCTTATGCACCGCCTCGTTCGGCAGGAGCAGGGCGTCTTCTTTCTTCTGTTCCAGGAAATCTATGTTCGCGTTCATTCCCGAACGGAAGAAGGCAGGGACGCTCTCCGGGACCAGGTCGACATTATATATCGTGACATTATTTACCGTCTGGGACTCGTAATATATATGCCCCACCGTAGTATTGACTTTCGATTCGGGGAACGCGTCTAGGCTCACGGTCGCGGGCTGGCCGAGCTTTATCTTGCCGATATCGGTCTCGTCGACCTGCGCCCTGACTATCAGGCGGTCCGACAGGACCAGCACGGCGTCGGCGGTTGTCAGTGTCTGCCCCGGCTGGACCGTCGCGACGATGATCTCGCCGTCGATAGGCGCCAATAACGGTATGGCTTTATAAGCGTCTTCCCAATATTTCAGTTCGGCTTCCCCCTTGCCTCTCGCCGCGTCCAATACCGCCGCCCTCTCGGTCGAGCTCATCCACGCCAGCGTCTGGCCGGTTTTTACCATATCGCCTTCGCGCACCAATATCTTCTCGACGCGGACGGCCACCGGCGGCTTAAGCCCAAGGCGGTTCTGCGGGAGGACCGTGCCTGTGGTCGATATAAAACTCTGGATCGGGCCTATTGCGGCCGTTATCTCGCTGGTCGTCTCCTTGACCGCTGAGCCGCCCTTCGACTTCATAAAGAAGAACGCCGCGATACCGATAACGATAATTATGACGAGGAACACCTTCCATTTTTTATTCGATGCTTTCAAGAGTTTCTCCTTTCGCCTGTATCCAGTTGGCTTCGGTTGTCAGGGCCTGGGCCTGGGCGTTTAGATATGATTGCTTCGCCGCAACAAGATTATTCTCGATTATTATCCAGTCGTTGAACGACACAAATCCTATGGAATATTGCGCCTCGGTTATCTTGGCGCGCTCTTCGCTCGCGGTTAAAAATTGGTCTTGGACCTCGACATTTTCCAGGGCGTTCTGCAGGCTCGTCCACGCGTCGGTGAGGGTCTGTATTATACCGTCCCTGGAGTTCCTTTCATCCGCTTCCGCTTTTGCCAGCAGGGCGTTCGCCTTTGAGACATCCGCTATGCGCAAGCCGCCCTCGAATATGGGTAATGATACCGAGGCGCCTATCGACCACTGGTTGCCTTTGGGCGGCCACTGCGAATCATTTTTATTGGCGCTGCCCTGCGCGGTTATCGTCGGGAAAAATTCGCCTTTGGCCGTTTTCACGTTATAAGCCGCGGCGTTCTTCTGCGCTATAAGCTGCTGGAGCGAGGGGTGGTTCACGGAGAGCGCGATGAAATCCGGTTTCTCGCGCGCGGGATCCTTAACGATAAAATCGCCTTTCGCTTCCACAGGCACAAGCTGCAGGAGGCCCATCTCTTTTGTCAACTGGCGCCGCGCGAGGTCGATATTCCTTTTCGCCACGGAGATGTCATACCGGGCCTGCCTGACGTTCGCCCCCTCGGTAAGGAGAGAACCTTTATTTTCCCTGCCGCTCTCATAGCGCAGGGTAACCAGCTCATAATTCTGCCGGCGGCGCTCGTAGATCTGCTGGCTTATCTTTACCGATTCCTGAGCCTTGAGCAGGTTGACAAAAGCCGCCCTGAGGCGCTGCCTGACCTGCGAGGACGTAAAATTATAGCTCTGCTGGGCGGCTTTGATATTTTCCCCGGCCGCGTTTACCTTATTTATCGTCTGGAAACCGTCAAAGAGCAGCTGGTTGCCGGTGACGCCGTAATTATAATTATTTACCGCGCCGGTTGAGCCGCCTGATGTGCCGCCTGATGAGCCCGGTGAGGTGCCGCCTGAGCTTTTCGACCTGGTGGCGTTAAGGTCCGTGCTTATCTGCGGGAAGAGGCCGCTCGCGGATATCGTCTTGTCGGCCTTGGAACTCTTTATGGACTGCTGGGCCGAGACAAGGCCGGGATTATTCTTCGCGGATTCCTTGACGCAATCGTCCCACGTCATGGGAGTTACGGAGTCAGGCACCGCCGTTTCTTCCGCCGGAGCCGGTGCGCTCAGCAGCAGGATAGAACAAAAAGCATATATGAAAATATTCTTGTTCACAGTGTCAGAATTTGCCCTTTAGTTTGGAAAGTACTTTTGTCGCCTCGTTAAGGAAACGGTTGAACTCTTCGGCCTGTATAAGCCCGATCATGCCGTCCGGCTTGGCGAAGACGACAAGCTTATCGCCGGACTTTATCTTGAACGTCTTCCTTATGTCCGCGGGAACCACCACTTGTCCCCTCTCACCTACAGTCACCACGCTGTGGAACCCGCCGCCCGGGCCGCCCTTGAATTCAGTTTTCATCTTAACCTCCGTAATGTGTTATTGTATGAATTGTATGATTTGTATGATATATCATACATACGGAGATGTCAATATATTTATTTATGTTTATTACTATAGTTAGACGCGCCTCCACCCAAAAGGTTTACACGCAAAACGCCCCGCTCCAAAAGAGCGGGGCGTCTGTAATTGAGGATATACTTAATTATTTTCCGACTGGCATCTTTCCGGGCATACCTTTTTCCATGCCCATGCCGCCCATTCCTTTACCCATCATCGGGCACATCCCCTGCATATCCCCCATCATCGGGCATTTGCCTGTCGCGATGGTATAAATGCCTTTCGCATATAACAGCACGGACACGACGATCAAGACAACGGCGACTACTTTGCCGAAGTTCTTCAAGCCCTTCTCTTTCGCTCTTTCGAGCGCGAACAATACAAAAAAACTTGCTGTAAGCAACGCGGATGCAGGGATCAGAACCAGCACACCCATCATTCTCATCATGGTACACGCCCTCCTATTTTTCGTTTTCCATTATGTCATACCCACAAATAATGTAAATTGGCGGATTCCGCTTTCTTTTGACCTTTTTCACCCCCTGCCAAAAACGGCAGGGACTGCGGCTACCCTAAGATCGCCTTCAGGTCTTCGTCGGGCGTGGTAATGGGTTTCACGCCGAAATTATTAACGAGGACTTTGAGGACGTTCGGCGACACGAATGCCGGGAGCGACGGGCCTATCCTTATGTTCTTCACGCCCAGCGAAAGGAGCGTAATGAGGATGCAAACCGCCTTCTGCTCATACCAGGAAAGGATGATGGATAACGGCAGGTCGTTCACGCCGCAGCCGAACGCGCCGGCAAGCGCCAGCGCTATCTTTATCGCCGAATATGAGTCGTTGCACTGGCCCAGGTCAAGCAGGCGCGGGATGCCGCCGATATCTCCGAATTCAAGCGTGTTGAAGCGGAATTTCCCGCAGGCGAGCGTAAGTATCACGCAATCTTTGGGGACCTTTTCGGCGAACTCGGTGTAATAATTCCTGCCCGGCTTCGCGCCGTCGCATCCGCCTATGAGGAAGAAATGGCGTATCCTGTTCTCTTTTACGGATCCGACGATCCTGTCGGCGACGCCCAAAACCGCGTTGTGGCCGAAGCCGACGACTATTTCTTTTTCGATCTTATCCGCCTTGAGCCAGTCGAGCTCGAGCGCCTTCCTAATCACCGGCGAAAAGTCTTTATCGTCGAACCCCGGGATATGGGTGACTCCCGGCCACGCGACCATCCCGGTCGTGAATACCCGCGCCTTATAGGAGTCGCGCGGCTTCTGGATGCAGTTTGTCGTGAACAGGAACGCGGCAGGCACGCCGTCGAATTCCTTCTGCTGGTTCTGCCACGCGGTGCCGAAATGCCCGGCGAAGTGTTTATATTTATGGAAAGCGAGATATCCGTGCGCCGGCAGCATCTCGCCGTGCGTGTAAACATTTATCCCCTTCCCTTCGGTCTGGTCCAACAGCATTTCGAGGTCGAGGAGATCGTGGCCCGAGACGATTATCGCAGGGCCCTTCTTCAGGCCCAATTTCACCCTCGTCGGGGACGGGTTGCCGAAATGTTCCGTATTCGCTTTATCGAGGAGCTCGAGGCATTTGAAATTCACCTTCCCGAACTCCATATTCATCGCGAGGGCCTCTTCGACCGAGAGGTTGTCTTCGGCGAGTTTCGAGAGCGCCTTGTGGAAATACGCGTCCACTTCCTCGTCTTCAAGGCCGAGGACCGCGGCGTGGTCGGCGTAGGCCGCCATGCCTTTAAGGCCTAAAAGCAGGAGTTCCTGCAGGCTGCGCGAATCCTCATCCATCGCGGGCCATGAAAGGACGCCTACCTGCCTGCCCTGGTCGACCAGCCCTTCTATGCTGTTCGCGGGCTTCCAATCGGTCGCGTCTGGGAGGCGTGTCGCGAAATCCTTGTCGTATTTCTTCTTATATTCCCGAAGGAAGAGCCCTTTCATTTTTTCCTTGACCTCATACGCGCGCGTCAAAAATTCTTTGAGCCGCCCCGGGTCGAAATCAACGTTCGTTATCGTGGTAAAAAGCCCTTCTTTCAGGAAAAGGTCGGCCTCTTTATCCTTTATGCCGAGCTCGCGCGCCATATTCCCGTAAACGGCGATGCCCTTCATAGCGTATATAAGAAGGTCCTGGAGTGTCGCTGTGACCGGGTCTTTCCCGCAAACGCCCTGCATAGTGCATCCGGTACCCTGCGCGGTCTGCTCGCATTGCCTACAGAACATCTTTGTTTCCATGGATCATCCCCTCAATTGTTATCGGTTTCAGTTGGATGTTTATGAACTGCTCTATTGTACCTAACCGCCTCCTTAAAAAACAAGATTTTTTATTGGGGCAAGCTTCCTTTTGAAGCACGCACTCGCTCAATTTGATGGGGCCCTGGAACACTTTGACGACCTCTAGTAAGGATATCTTCTTCGG
This region of Candidatus Omnitrophota bacterium genomic DNA includes:
- the hcp gene encoding hydroxylamine reductase — its product is MFCRQCEQTAQGTGCTMQGVCGKDPVTATLQDLLIYAMKGIAVYGNMARELGIKDKEADLFLKEGLFTTITNVDFDPGRLKEFLTRAYEVKEKMKGLFLREYKKKYDKDFATRLPDATDWKPANSIEGLVDQGRQVGVLSWPAMDEDSRSLQELLLLGLKGMAAYADHAAVLGLEDEEVDAYFHKALSKLAEDNLSVEEALAMNMEFGKVNFKCLELLDKANTEHFGNPSPTRVKLGLKKGPAIIVSGHDLLDLEMLLDQTEGKGINVYTHGEMLPAHGYLAFHKYKHFAGHFGTAWQNQQKEFDGVPAAFLFTTNCIQKPRDSYKARVFTTGMVAWPGVTHIPGFDDKDFSPVIRKALELDWLKADKIEKEIVVGFGHNAVLGVADRIVGSVKENRIRHFFLIGGCDGAKPGRNYYTEFAEKVPKDCVILTLACGKFRFNTLEFGDIGGIPRLLDLGQCNDSYSAIKIALALAGAFGCGVNDLPLSIILSWYEQKAVCILITLLSLGVKNIRIGPSLPAFVSPNVLKVLVNNFGVKPITTPDEDLKAILG
- a CDS encoding sugar transferase, with protein sequence MLKQHADIFRKLMIFADLVLAAASFILAYFLSNEMKQLYPLEDYLRLLPYFVVVWVGLMHFLGMYNSFRTKPIGDVISIVFEAAFFGFVVFSSVVYVVKLHDVSRTFLFLIIGVSLVLFAAEKVVIVMFFRFLRSKGYNTRNILIVGTGRRAKNFAELVGQHGEWGFKITRMIDEDEFGDMANILHRNVIDHVVFVVPRLWFEKIEDLIRMCEIEGIPASVVVDLYELKLAKAKQTEFFGIPMLTFESAPDKAGELFVKRAFDIVVSGLALIILLPVFLGIALAIKATSSGPVFFKQKRCGLNGRRFIFYKFRTMVSDAEEKLAELQKYNEMGGPVFKMQNDPRITAIGRLLRKFSLDELPQLWNILSGDMSVVGPRPPIPNEVDKYDNWQRRRLSMRPGLTCLWQTSGRNEIKDFNQWMKLDLQYIDNWSIWLDLKVFFKTIPVVLLAKGAK
- a CDS encoding HlyD family efflux transporter periplasmic adaptor subunit: MKASNKKWKVFLVIIIVIGIAAFFFMKSKGGSAVKETTSEITAAIGPIQSFISTTGTVLPQNRLGLKPPVAVRVEKILVREGDMVKTGQTLAWMSSTERAAVLDAARGKGEAELKYWEDAYKAIPLLAPIDGEIIVATVQPGQTLTTADAVLVLSDRLIVRAQVDETDIGKIKLGQPATVSLDAFPESKVNTTVGHIYYESQTVNNVTIYNVDLVPESVPAFFRSGMNANIDFLEQKKEDALLLPNEAVHKDKEGSYVLLSRGPEKEPVRQAVTTGISDDLNTEILSGITAAEKIVVKAQKYALPTADTATNPFMPSRSKSSNKK
- a CDS encoding AbrB/MazE/SpoVT family DNA-binding domain-containing protein; its protein translation is MKTEFKGGPGGGFHSVVTVGERGQVVVPADIRKTFKIKSGDKLVVFAKPDGMIGLIQAEEFNRFLNEATKVLSKLKGKF
- a CDS encoding TolC family protein, with translation MPDSVTPMTWDDCVKESAKNNPGLVSAQQSIKSSKADKTISASGLFPQISTDLNATRSKSSGGTSPGSSGGTSGGSTGAVNNYNYGVTGNQLLFDGFQTINKVNAAGENIKAAQQSYNFTSSQVRQRLRAAFVNLLKAQESVKISQQIYERRRQNYELVTLRYESGRENKGSLLTEGANVRQARYDISVAKRNIDLARRQLTKEMGLLQLVPVEAKGDFIVKDPAREKPDFIALSVNHPSLQQLIAQKNAAAYNVKTAKGEFFPTITAQGSANKNDSQWPPKGNQWSIGASVSLPIFEGGLRIADVSKANALLAKAEADERNSRDGIIQTLTDAWTSLQNALENVEVQDQFLTASEERAKITEAQYSIGFVSFNDWIIIENNLVAAKQSYLNAQAQALTTEANWIQAKGETLESIE
- a CDS encoding polysaccharide biosynthesis/export family protein; the protein is MRYAILVFLFIASVAFADETIKRSDFAQPKAAIPQAATPRAGTIPVAQEGTGPSLVNSAPIAEAVTPQPARPKEYKVGVDDILDINVLQPEQMALTVTVSPDGSITFPYIGRVEVKGKTPAEIQDEIQSRLADGYLKYPVVSVALKQSQSKKFYVYGEVLKPGTYLLEDNMTVLKAISSAGGFTRYGSSSRVKVLRPKVKGAGYDMIKVNMKLIMNGLANDVVLEPGDIVQVEEGVF
- a CDS encoding outer membrane beta-barrel protein, whose product is MLRGGVSETYDDNVTYVKVGKIKDYITRPWVGLSASYDNKTTVFTASGRYYHEFYANKHGFNNNGGDFTASVNSELSKFDRISVSDSFSRTEEPRSFEDVFGRTGGRYSSTRNRVNLGYARDISEHFGASLRYSNEYNTYSRTDIPKSYLNTAGVEGAYIVGSDLTFIGAYDFTARDFSPGANTRVNTLSGGLRKYITKQLYFDGVGGVDFINSFSGRRYTKPMVQVSLSDDFSERTRASLYFSKRFDTVSYSQDLFDQWRVSGALSHEIFQKLRGTLSAFYGRGEYIGASSVTHLIGSSAGLTYDINDHWKATADYSYTHETSSVPLGGYLKNRVTLGLAAEF
- a CDS encoding MFS transporter encodes the protein MNSIFRSLRYRNFRLFFIGQSVSLIGTWMQSIAMSWLVYRMTGSALLLGIVAFSSQIPTFILSPFAGVFADRYNRHRIVIVTQVLAMIQALILAALTLAGHIQVWQIIVLGLFLGCINAVDIPTRQSFLIDMVERKDMLGNAIALNSAIFNGARLIGPTVAGILVALVGEGVCFLINAITFLAVIASLLMMRLTPKEEKGKETRVLDEIKEGVIYAFGSRPIRMILFLLSVISMLGMSYVVLMPVFAADIHRGGPLTLGVLMAAIGVGALIATLYLASRKTPPTLERGIPIAAAIFAGGVILFALSRVLWVSIILLVVTGFGFLATTASSNTIIQTIVDDDKRGRVMSFYTMAFMGMAPIGSLLAGALASKMGAPDALMLGGALCLFATFVFYRLTNPRR
- a CDS encoding ABC transporter permease; translation: MIEIKNLKKSYSMGAAEVHALNNVSLKIEAGEFVAIMGASGSGKSTLMHLLGLLDRPDSGSYLLDGKDVTKLSDDELAATRNRLVGFVFQQFFLLPRMTALENAELPLIYAGKRHLKELARKRMQEVGLGDRMTHEPNELSGGQQQRVAIARSLVNDPLIILADEPTGNLDSKSKEEILAVLKQLNEKGKTLIIVTHENEIAVHAKRIIKMRDGEIISDEPNCENKDKCAPSPEAEKIREAFSKEQKFSRQAEFIDYIRQAASAMWSHKMRTFLSVLGILIGVAAVIAMLALGQGAQETISKQLSSLGSNLLVVMPGSAKVHGVAMGTGTVTRFTFQDVAAISKMSEEISRIYANVQGRGQIVYGNKNWSTTVEGDGPGYAEVRNSVPVVGRFFTEEEVKLRDKVAVIGFTVARELFGDSNPVGKTIKINLINFKVVGVLPTKGASGWHDQDDIVIIPVTTAMYRVFGKDYIDAIFVEVKSPDLIEETQDAITKLIIKQHRLSKDNEDTFQIRNMAEIKQMLETTTRTMALLLGSIAAISLLVGGIGIMNIMLVSVTERTREIGLRKAIGARNTDIMIQFLIEAALISFIGGVCGIALGAGISSLIAMIAGWAVKLSAFSIILATGFSLLVGIVFGSWPAHQAAQLNPIEALRYE